One genomic window of Coffea eugenioides isolate CCC68of chromosome 1, Ceug_1.0, whole genome shotgun sequence includes the following:
- the LOC113769530 gene encoding putative pentatricopeptide repeat-containing protein At5g37570 — protein MKKSTNASPDEYTFPPLINKCANVWALREGRVLRGSIVRCGIETDVYVGSSLVDFYGKCREIECSRKMFDIMPFRNEVSWTAMLVGYLNVGEALEAKNLFDEMTNRNLVSWNAMISGFVRFGDLRSARELFNEMPEKNAISYTTMIDGYAKAGDMMSARMLFEQSDEKDIVSWSALISGYARNGQPSEAIQMFCRMQCRGIKQDEFTMVSLMSACSQLGCLELAKTIDSYMHQSSFDLKCVQVAAALVDMNAKCGNMDRASTLFEQMPTRDVISYCSMIQGLSIHGSGPQAMALFERMLKEGLVPDTTAFTVILTACSHAGLIEEGCYYFDSMVNEFSLEPSPDQYACLIDLLGRSGKLKDAYDILKSMPVKPHAGAWGALLGACKLHCDLELGEEEEVACRLIELEPLNAGNYVLLSDIYAAANKWMDVSLLRLKIREKGLKKIPRCSWI, from the exons ATGAAAAAGTCTACAAATGCAAGCCCGGATGAGTATACTTTCCCGCCTTTGATCAACAAGTGTGCTAATGTTTGGGCGTTGAGGGAAGGGCGGGTTCTCCGCGGGTCAATAGTAAGGTGTGGTattgaaactgatgtatatgtGGGTTCCAGCTTAGTTGACTTCTATGGCAAGTGCAGGGAGATTGAGTGCTCCCGGAAGATGTTTGATATTATGCCCTTTAGAAACGAAGTTTCTTGGACGGCTATGCTTGTTGGCTATCTGAATGTCGGAGAGGCATTGGAGGCGAAGAACTTGTTTGATGAAATGACTAATAGGAATTTAGTATCCTGGAATGCGATGATTAGTGGCTTTGTTAGATTCGGTGATTTGAGGAGTGCTAGGGAATTATTCAATGAGATGCCCGAGAAGAATGCTATTTCCTATACCACTATGATTGATGGGTATGCCAAGGCCGGTGACATGATGTCTGCAAGGATGTTATTCGAGCAATCAGATGAAAAAGATATTGTATCCTGGTCTGCATTGATATCCGGGTATGCTCGGAATGGACAGCCCAGCGAGGCGATACAGATGTTTTGTAGGATGCAATGTAGGGGCATCAAACAGGATGAGTTCACTATGGTGAGCTTGATGTCTGCTTGTTCCCAATTGGGTTGTTTGGAATTGGCAAAAACAATTGATTCTTATATGCATCAAAGCTCATTTGATCTCAAGTGTGTTCAAGTCGCTGCAGCTCTCGTAGATATGAATGCCAAGTGTGGGAACATGGACAGAGCATCAACCTTGTTTGAGCAAATGCCTACGCGTGATGTGATCTCATACTGCTCAATGATACAGGGCCTATCCATTCATGGGAGTGGTCCACAGGCTATGGCACTGTTTGAAAGGATGCTAAAGGAAGGACTTGTGCCTGATACTACAGCCTTTACGGTAATTCTAACAGCTTGCAGTCATGCTGGTCTCATTGAGGAAGGTTGCTATTATTTTGACTCTATGGTTAATGAATTCTCTCTTGAGCCTTCTCCGGATCAGTATGCATGCCTCATTGACCTTCTTGGTCGATCAGGAAAGCTAAAAGATGCTTACGACATTCTTAAGTCAATGCCCGTAAAGCCCCATGCTGGTGCTTGGGGTGCACTTCTTGGTGCTTGCAAGCTTCATTGTGACCTTGAATTGGGGGAGGA AGAGGAGGTAGCATGTAGACTTATTGAGCTTGAGCCCTTAAATGCCGGGAATTATGTATTGTTATCAGACATCTATGCTGCTGCAAATAAATGGATGGACGTTTCACTTTTGAGGCTCAAAATTAGGGAGAAAGGACTCAAGAAAATTCCCCGTTGTAGTTGGATATGA